ATGGTATTACGGTAAATAAGATATTTGGTGTgacatgatttttttaattattatattttgatttttgtgtGAAAGGGAGAAAAACAGGGAAGGTGAAATCGCATTAAGTGGTTCCACTACCACCATCCACTATTGTCTACTCTATATATTATGTACATGTATCTAAGGTTTGgcttatatttaaatttattcactTTAGTCAAATTCGGTTTGATGGTAGATATTTGGTTTGTATAATGAGATGTTTTGTTTTTCAACCACTTTAGGAGGATATATGTCAATACATCATATGATGATATTTAACTTTGCTTTCGTATCTTCCTAAGAATTGTTTACCTTTCTTCGTTATTCATGAGTGCCAAAAAAGTATAACatatctaataaaattttaagaatataaaaGATAACAAAATTCAGCTCtcgttaatttttatatatgtacaatATTAGTATGAAAAGATAactgtttataaatattattatatagcTAAAAATAACATGGTAAGGCTTTGATGCATCTTTGGTCTTTAAGCAAAGTCTCCTTTCATCTCTGTCTCGTGGATGATTTGTTTTGGTATTGATGTGGTTACTCTTAACCCCTCCTTCCCAACCAGGCTGCTGGTTTCAGTATGTGTTTAGGTTGTTGTGatctttttcgatttctctgTAATATATACATGTCTTAAGACTAGGGAAACAACTGAAGGCATATTCAATTATCTAGACATCTGGTTAATCTATTAGACTATACTACATGAAACATGATGACATGATGTCCGAATTGGGTCAGTTATGTATCATAATAATTAGATGTCATGTCATCAGATAACTAAGATAATATTTATTTGGATTCTTTTCTCCTTTTCACTGAgtaatatttacaaaatcataaattcaaaagatgtGCATAATCATGTAAATAATCATTGCCATTCATTTGTTTCCACCTGATTACTTTGCAAGCAATAATATACTATAGTCTATAGATTGATACTATATAAACAATAGTTTGAGTGTATCTCGATCAATGTAAAGTTTGGTCGGATAACAATAATCGACATATCAAATTTTAGTTCTTAAATGAAATACGTATATATATGGGGCCATTAACCAAAATGCCATAACCCTATTTTCACTTTACCCATACGGCTTAAGTTTGTTTGGTTACCCACACTCATTTAAAATGTTGTCGAGATCTActttatttatacataaatgATCGAGAAATTATACATAAGATTTAAACTATCAAACTTATAATCATTATATGgcaaaaagaaaatatctacAGTAAAAATCAATTATCAACTGAGATCAGCGTAATGATGACGATAATTAATTAAACCATTTAGCTAAATATTTTCTGAGCCAATATAGTTTATGAAAGTTCAGAGACAACCAGAATGGGGAACAAGAATTCATGAACTTTATTCTTGTATATTAGAAACCCTTTAAACAATCTTCCTAGATCTGTTTAATTCGATTTACACTCAGTCACACACGACTAGAGACGGACCAGTTTCTAAACTCTTAAAACACACAAAGGTCGAGTCAAACTTCACAAGTTACTCGCCTAAGTTAGCTTGACAAGAACTCGCCTCTTGCTCAAGCTTTTCTCAATAAAAACGTTCAACCTAGCTCTACCCAAGATAATCTAGTTTTATACGTTTTTTCTGATCCCAAATATTGTGATAAACCCAAATCTTATTTGCTTTCCACAAAGATAATATCTCGGACCAATGAGCATCCGACACGTCATTGCTCCACAACTAACTTCATAGTACCACGTCACACACTGTTGCAACTGTGTAACCCATCCAAGCTCCAAACCTTGAGTTTACAGTTTACACCTTGAGAGATCAtcatatgatatttattttagtcataacataaataggaTCATGTCTAACAATGTCatgttatacaaaaaaaatcacagatactttttttttttggtcaaaaaaaaaatcacatatacTGATTTTGAAACACACTGTAATTTGTGTAGGTCTTTTACATGGTGACAAAAGTATGTAGTATTTTTAACCTAAACAAACAGGTTCTAGACATCGCATTATGTAGTGCCCAGGAAACAAGTACATGCAACTTCGGTTATATAGGCATCTAAAAGTCTATCGGTGATCCATTGGGTTTAATGTTCGACGATCTCTTTGAATTGTTGTCGACATCTTTTGAATTAACATGTAAATAATTACTAAACTATAGTGAAAACTTAGCTTTCGTATAGTACATTGAGAAGATATTAGGTATAGTACTAAATAGATTGAAGGAATATTTATCAAACACGTGTGAGGGTGGGGTGAGATGAAAGTGATTGGTTAATTGAATTTGGATTGTCGCAGGAcacatttaaacaaaaatcacGGAGATGAATAGTTTACATATAGACAGAAAATTCAACTGAGATCATACATAGAATATGaccaattatttatattaataacatAACTGGTAGAACTATTGAAATCTTATTTTGCGTATCCGATAAAATGGAAATCTGTAAGCGGGATATGGTAGCATAAACCTTCATGTTTTAATGTGCAGTCTCCATATCCATGTACTGATGATGTaccctaatttttaaaaacggaTATTAAGctctttcatttgtttttgtaaaatattgtaGCAATCTGATCTATCATAACCTTTCTACCAGTAGATTTTAAGACTACCTGATTTTTGAATCTGGTATTACTCATGAATCACAAGTAATTATTTTCTGGGTTGGCTGCCTAAAACCCCCTGCAGACTTGCACACCCTATCTATTCCCCCCAAACTTCTCGACTCTGGACCAATCCACCCAAAAATACAAATGCTCTTTATATCTCCCCCCAAACTTTTTTAATCCCCCTCCCTAATCAATTTCAAAATCGAAATTAGAGATAACTTAATTTCGTTTTGTAAATTGCGATTGCCCAGTTAAAAGGAAAACCCGACCCGACACTAAAAATAAAACCCGACCCGagttaacttaaaaaaaaaattggagatCAAATTGAAATTAGGTTTCCTGTCTCTGTTTCATGACACAAACGAAGAACAtgacagagaaagagagagagacaaaatcGACAGAAGAGAATGCAAAGGAGAGAGAAGATAATGCTGGGGAGAGAGGGACAATGAGGAACGATGAAGATGGTACCATGGACGAAACCCATACACAAAGTCACGACCTGAGAAGCATTGAAGAACCGTTCGACAGTGTGAAGAATGTTGAAGGATCTGTTGTTGTTAGGTATGGAGAAATCGAAAGTCTGGATTTTAAGCTTGTTAAACTTAAATTTCTTATTTGTTTATGTCTTGGCTTGAGTTTGAGTTGTTTTAATTTGACAGAGATGAAAGAGGCGAAATTGAAAGTGCTGAAACCATGGTTGAAACAGAGAAAAAGGACTTCGAAGAAGGTTATGAAATTGAGTATGAGTAcgaggaaaagaaaaaatctgGGGAAAAAGATAAGATGGATGAAGATGAGGATACTCTTGGTCGATATGAATTTGAAATCGAAGAATCAGTCGCTGAATTTGAGGATGAGGAGCCAACTGAAAGAAACCAGATACCAGAGAGTTCAGATGACTCTTCTGAGGATGAGATCGATGTGCGTGAGAAGAgaatgaaaagaagaagaagtcatgATAGATTAGCTTTGGGGAGTAGCTACTACACCTTGTATGAGTTTAAAGAAGTTGTTTTGGAATATGCTTTGAGCAAGAGAAGAAACATTAAGCAAGACAGGTGGGATAAGACAAAAGTTTCATTTGTGTGTGGCATCGGTAAGAAGTGTAAATGGCGAATTTATTGCTCATATGATACTGAAAGTCAGAAATGGTTGCTGAAAACGAAGTACAAGTTTCATAGTTGCACTCCGGATGGAAAATGCAAGCTGTTGAAAAGTCCGGTGATTGCAAGACTATTTTTGGATAAGCTGAGACAGAAAGCGGATTTGATGCCCGAGGAGATTCAACAGATTATAAAAGAGAAGTGGAAAATAGTCAGTACACGGAACCAGTGCCAACGAGGGAGACTTTTAGCTCTAAAATGGCTTGAGAAAGAGTATGAAGAGCAGTTTGCTCATCTTCGAGGATACGCACAGGAGATCATGGTGACAAATCAGGGTTCCACAGCCATTGTAGACACGTACAAAAACAAAGCAGGGGAAGATGTgttcaatggtttttatgtCTGCTTTGGGATTCTTCGGGACACTTAGAGAGGATATTGTAGGCCAATTATCGGTGTTGATGGTACTTTCTTGAAGAGAGCTGTGAAAGGGGCGTTGCTAACTGCTGTTGGACATGATGCCAACAATCAAATCTACCCGATTGCTTGGGCTGTTGTTCAATCCGAGACAACTGATAGTTGGCTATGGTTTATCAAGAAACTAAAACATGACTTAGTTCTACAAGATGGGAATGGGTTTGTCATCATTTCAGATAGATCAAAGGGACTAAAAAGTGCCATGGAGTCAGAGTTAACGAAAGCTGAGCATAGAAAATGTGTGAAACACATTGTGGAGAATGTGAAGAAGAATCATGCCAAGAAAGACTTGCTGAAACCGAGGATATGGGATATTGCTCGGAGCTATACGAAGTCAGAATTTGACTACAATATCAAAAAGTTAGAAGCATACAATTTGGACTTGTACAATGATGTTATGAAGGAGCTGCCGGAAACTTGGTCTCGATATGCTTACAAGCTTGGAAGCTGTTGTGAAGACGTTGACAACAACGCAACAGAGTCCTTTAACTCCACCATCACAAAAGCAAGAGCCAAAGCATTGGTCCCGATGCTTGAGATGATAAGGAGGCAAGCAATGGTACGCATCGCTAAAAGACACAAAATATCGATGAGGCATGAGGGGGTTTGTTCAGAGTATGTAGCTGGTCTGCTTGCAGAGGAGAAGAAAAtcgcagatgagtgtgtgacgaCACCTGCAACCCGTGGAGTCTTTGAGGTCACTGTAGATGCCAATTCATATAATGTCAACACAGTAAGGCATACATGTTCATGCGGAAAATGGCAAATAAGTGGAGTTCCGTGTGAACATGCTTATGGAGCAATGATCGATAAAGGTATGAATGTTGATGAATATGTCTCAGGCTTCTTCTCTACGCATATGTGGCAATATATTTACAACACCAATCTAGAACCTGTTAGAGGACCACGAGTATGGATGAAGTCCggtttaggattgatagttGCTCCTCCTGAGCCTGATCAACctgggagaaagaagaagaagaagcaaaagaagTTTCCTAGAATAAAAGGCAAATTTGAAtcaccaaagaagaagaagaagaagaagagggaaGTGGAGAAGCTTGGAAGGGGTGGTCGGACAGTCCATTGTGGTTCATGTGGTGAGGCAGGCCATAATGCCAACGGTTGTAAAGTCCAtccaaagaagaagatgaaaaagacACACCAAACCGTGGAAGAGGTataatattaatcaaatttCGAAAATTGTTAATGTATTTATCCTCATGTTTGGTTTTGTGGCAGGGCACTTCTTCTCATGTCCATGAAGAGATCAGACTTACACAGCCTACTCAATCTACTCTAGCTCAAGACTAGTGGTTTTTTTATTGTCGCTTAAAACTCTATTTTCATGTCTTTTGTGCCTTTTGTTGTTCTTTCAAACTCTAAAACTCTATTTTCATGTCTTTTGTGGTTctttaaaacatgttttatttCGTTTGTGTTTTTTAGATTATGTCTGTTTGATAATTTTTGAGCATAAACAAGTAAGATTCATGTTTTAAACTCAAGCATAACCAAGCATAAAGAACATGATAATCTCAGTTACTGAAACACATAAGAACATAATCTTGACACTGAAAACATGATCAGTGTGAAGGGATCAGCCTTACACTTAAGATAAGAGTCTTACAGATCTCTAAAAACATATGAGAAATTCATGACATAATGAACATGATCATCTCAGTTATTAGATCCCTTTCCAAAGAACCATATCCTATCATAGCTTTCAATCATCTCTTCATTCATCTTAACTCTCATAGCTTCTTCTTCCACCTTCTCAAGTCTTGTTTCTTGAAACTTAAAGCGCTCCATCATACTCTCTCGCAGATCCTTAACATCATTCACAAGTTCATCATGTTTTGCATCCACCTTCCCTATCTCATCTATCACTGCTTCATCGACCCATCTGAAAAGATGTCTCTCCGTCTTTCTCTATTATCAAACACAAACAACATGATTCTCTCTTTGAAAGTAGTAAAATTACAAGATACAATGGCGATGCAAGATACAATCTCATACCTGAAATGCAATCTCACACCTGTAAAACCTCCTATATGGGTTCTTTTCGGTCTTTGAGACAAAGGTGGCCACATTCTTACCACACCAACATTGTGTTGGTACGCCTCCCATTGCTCTCTGTCACGAAGAAGATGAAGCTGAGTTGCTCATCATCGATGGATTCGTCTCTCTGTCTCTGTGTTCCTCGttgttgtctctctctctctctctctctgttcctCGTCATCGTCGTCGTGTCTCTATGTTCTCGTCGTCGTCGTTGTCTTTCTCTGTTCCCGTCGTCGTCGTGTCTCTCTGTTCCTGTCGTCGTGGTGTCTCTCCTTGTTCCCGTCGTCATCTGTGTGTTCTTCGTAGTTTGTTCTTTGTGTTAAAACAATAAAGTCGAACCCTAATTTAAATTTAGCCCCAATTCGATTTCATTTTGTAATTAACTTCTGCCGGGTTTTATTTTTAGTGTCGGGTCGGGTTTTCCTTTTAATTGGGCAATCGCAATTTACAAACGCAATTAAGTTATCTCTAATTTCGATTTTGAAATTGATTAGGGAGGGGGGTTAAAAAAGTTTGGGGGAAAATATGAAGAGCATTTGTATTTCTGGGTGGATTGGTCCAGAGTCAAGAAGTTTGGGGGGAAATAAATAGGGTGACTTACCTGGACGGGGTCGACTCGTGATCAAGAAGACGAGTGGCCTAGGCTAGTGACTTCTATTGCACATACCGGAAGGGTGCTTAGCCTAAGGTCTTCCCAAGTGGAAGAGCCTAC
The window above is part of the Brassica napus cultivar Da-Ae chromosome C3, Da-Ae, whole genome shotgun sequence genome. Proteins encoded here:
- the LOC106390429 gene encoding uncharacterized protein At4g04775-like, producing MGGVPTQCWCGKNVATFVSKTEKNPYRRFYRCEIAFQRKTERHLFRWVDEAVIDEIGKVDAKHDELVNDVKDLRESMMERFKFQETRLEKVEEEAMRVKMNEEMIESYDRIWFFGKGSNN
- the LOC106393567 gene encoding uncharacterized protein LOC106393567, giving the protein MTEKERETKSTEENAKEREDNAGERGTMRNDEDGTMDETHTQSHDLRSIEEPFDSVKNVEGSVVVRDERGEIESAETMVETEKKDFEEGYEIEYEYEEKKKSGEKDKMDEDEDTLGRYEFEIEESVAEFEDEEPTERNQIPESSDDSSEDEIDVREKRMKRRRSHDRLALGSSYYTLYEFKEVVLEYALSKRRNIKQDRWDKTKVSFVCGIGKKCKWRIYCSYDTESQKWLLKTKYKFHSCTPDGKCKLLKSPVIARLFLDKLRQKADLMPEEIQQIIKEKWKIVSTRNQCQRGRLLALKWLEKEYEEQFAHLRGYAQEIMRGYCRPIIGVDGTFLKRAVKGALLTAVGHDANNQIYPIAWAVVQSETTDSWLWFIKKLKHDLVLQDGNGFVIISDRSKGLKSAMESELTKAEHRKCVKHIVENVKKNHAKKDLLKPRIWDIARSYTKSEFDYNIKKLEAYNLDLYNDVMKELPETWSRYAYKLGSCCEDVDNNATESFNSTITKARAKALVPMLEMIRRQAMVRIAKRHKISMRHEGVCSEYVAGLLAEEKKIADECVTTPATRGVFEVTVDANSYNVNTVRHTCSCGKWQISGVPCEHAYGAMIDKGMNVDEYVSGFFSTHMWQYIYNTNLEPVRGPRVWMKSGLGLIVAPPEPDQPGRKKKKKQKKFPRIKGKFESPKKKKKKKREVEKLGRGGRTVHCGSCGEAGHNANGCKVHPKKKMKKTHQTVEEGTSSHVHEEIRLTQPTQSTLAQD